In Salvelinus alpinus unplaced genomic scaffold, SLU_Salpinus.1 scaffold_40, whole genome shotgun sequence, a single genomic region encodes these proteins:
- the LOC139566969 gene encoding zinc finger protein ZFP2-like yields LRKRCKYSSYLKIHQRVHTGEKPYSCDQCGKSFIKSSNLTVHQRKHTGKKPFSCNQCVKFFITSRDLTVHQRTHTGEKHYSCDQCGKSFITSSHLTIHQRRHTGEKLPHCSDCGKSFSTSHTLKMHRKTHTGEKSYSCDQCGRSFTQSSSLKSHRKLHTGEKYFSCDQCGKSFTTSSYLTIHQRRHTGEKPYSCVQCGKRYSDKSYLIKHQKIHT; encoded by the coding sequence CTGCGGAAACGTTGCAAATATTCATCATACCTTAAAATACACCAGcgagtacacacaggagagaaaccttatagctgtgatcaatgtgggaagagttttattaaGTCTAGCAATCTGACAGtacaccagagaaaacacacaggaaaGAAACCTTTTAGTTGTAATCAATGTGTGAAATTTTTTATTACATCTAGagatctgactgtacaccagagaacacacacaggggagaagcattatagctgtgatcagtgtgggaagagttttattacatctagccatctgactatacaccagcggagacacacaggagagaaacttcCCCACTGTTCAGATTGTGGAAAAAGCTTTTCAACATCACATACTTTGAAGATGCACCggaaaacacacacaggagagaaatcttatagctgtgatcaatgtgggaggagttttactcagtcaagcTCCCTGAAATCCCACCGTAaactacacacaggagagaaatattttagctgtgatcaatgtgggaagagttttactacatctagctatctgactatacaccagcggagacacacaggagagaaaccttatagctgtgttcaatgtgggaagagatactctgataaaagttatctgatcaaacatcagaaaatacatacatga